One Tolypothrix bouteillei VB521301 DNA window includes the following coding sequences:
- a CDS encoding zinc-dependent peptidase codes for MIAAVIVFLIVGLILTGIFISPLLTKQRRNSIKRRPFPPLWNAIIENNLPIYLRLSPAERRQLQGHIQVFLAEKQFIGCGGLQVTQEMKIVIAAIACLLLLNDRGEYYPKLRSILIYPSTYLVKETTVVSDYVVEERRVARLGESWSRDQVVVSWEQVKQDTSNWRDGHNVVLHEFAHQLDQEDGKAEGVPILHQKSDYPIWAKVMAAEYQQFCQDVQQGVKTVIDSYGATNPAEFFAVATETFFEKPQQLLNQHPALYDLLKRYYHLNPVQWI; via the coding sequence AGCAGTTATTGTTTTTCTGATTGTTGGGTTAATTCTTACGGGAATTTTCATTAGCCCACTCCTAACCAAACAACGCAGAAACAGTATCAAACGTCGTCCTTTTCCTCCACTTTGGAACGCTATTATTGAGAACAATCTTCCTATTTACCTCCGCCTTTCTCCCGCAGAACGAAGACAGTTGCAGGGACACATTCAAGTGTTCTTAGCAGAAAAACAATTCATTGGTTGTGGAGGATTACAGGTAACGCAAGAAATGAAGATAGTTATTGCTGCGATCGCTTGCTTGCTTTTACTAAATGATAGAGGAGAATACTACCCCAAACTTCGTTCAATTCTGATTTATCCAAGTACTTATTTAGTAAAAGAAACCACTGTAGTGAGCGATTATGTTGTTGAAGAAAGGCGTGTAGCAAGATTGGGAGAATCGTGGAGTCGAGATCAAGTAGTAGTTTCTTGGGAACAAGTGAAGCAAGATACTAGTAACTGGAGAGATGGACATAATGTTGTTTTGCATGAATTTGCCCACCAGTTAGATCAAGAGGATGGTAAAGCAGAAGGTGTTCCTATTTTGCACCAAAAATCAGATTATCCCATCTGGGCTAAGGTAATGGCAGCAGAATATCAACAATTTTGTCAAGATGTTCAACAAGGAGTCAAGACTGTAATTGATAGCTATGGTGCAACGAATCCCGCAGAATTTTTTGCCGTAGCAACTGAAACGTTTTTTGAAAAACCTCAGCAATTATTGAATCAGCATCCAGCACTCTACGATCTCTTAAAGCGCTACTATCACCTGAATCCCGTGCAATGGATTTAA